A single Bicyclus anynana chromosome 19, ilBicAnyn1.1, whole genome shotgun sequence DNA region contains:
- the LOC112048953 gene encoding transcription factor hamlet, whose amino-acid sequence MSACAAAAMREKHAAPRRLASPPSSPLERHPSPLGSPRADEPLDLRVTHKRPQRLEDENCNLIIPSPPPHPTHPTHPAHPAHPALLQFCRRLPLALPASFGRYPFLPAAAATLLAPGAPRAPPVPQNPGVNRARDRYTCSYCGKAFPRSANLTRHLRTHTGEQPYRCKYCERSFSISSNLQRHVRNIHNKERPFRCRHCDRCFGQQTNLDRHLKKHEAENGDDNRRRSPEETYFEEIRSFMGRVAPARRAGTAASVADHT is encoded by the coding sequence ATGAGCGCGTGCGCGGCGGCCGCCATGCGCGAAAAGCACGCGGCGCCGCGCCGCCTCGCCTCCCCGCCCTCCTCGCCCCTAGAGCGACACCCCAGCCCCCTCGGCTCCCCGCGCGCCGACGAGCCCCTCGACCTGCGAGTCACGCACAAGCGCCCGCAGCGGCTGGAAGATGAGAACTGCAACCTCATCATCCCCTCGCCGCCTCCGCACCCGACGCACCCGACGCATCCAGCCCACCCGGCGCACCCCGCCCTGCTGCAGTTCTGTCGGCGCCTGCCCCTCGCCCTGCCGGCGTCGTTCGGCCGCTACCCGTTCCTACCGGCGGCGGCCGCTACCCTGCTCGCGCCCGGCGCCCCGCGTGCGCCGCCCGTCCCGCAGAACCCCGGAGTAAACAGGGCCCGCGACCGGTACACCTGCTCCTATTGTGGGAAAGCGTTTCCGCGTAGTGCGAACTTGACGAGACATTTACGGACACACACGGGCGAACAGCCCTATCGCTGCAAGTACTGTGAACGATCCTTCTCGATATCGTCCAACCTGCAACGGCACGTGAGGAACATTCACAACAAAGAGCGGCCGTTTCGGTGTCGTCACTGCGACCGGTGCTTCGGCCAGCAAACAAATTTGGATAGGCATCTGAAGAAGCACGAAGCGGAAAACGGGGACGACAACCGTCGGAGATCTCCGGAAGAGACGTACTTTGAGGAGATCAGGTCGTTCATGGGCCGCGTGGCGCCAGCGCGTCGCGCCGGCACGGCGGCCAGTGTCGCGGACCACACCTGA